Genomic window (Candidatus Methylomirabilis sp.):
ATCTCCTCCACCAGGCGGGGCGCGAGGCCCGCCGAAGGCTCATCCAGGACCATGAGGCGGGGGCGCGTCATGAGGGCCCGGCCCACGGCGAGCAGCATCTGCTGGCCGCCCGAGAGGCCGCCGGCCACTTGCCGGCGCCGCTCCTCGAGGATGGGGAATCGCGCGAAGACCTCCTGCAAACGCCCCCGGACCTCTCCCCCATCTTGGACGACGTAGGCCCCCATCAGGAGGTTTTCCTCGACGCTCAGGCGCGGGAAGACCCCGCCCCCCTGCGGGAGGGTCGTGACCCCCTGCCGGACGATCCGGTGCGGCGGCATCCCCGTGAGGTCGTTCCCATCCAGGCGCACCGACCCGGACCAGGGGGAGAGGACACCCACGACGGCTTTGAGCAGCGTGGACTTGCCGCTCCCGTTCGGCCCCAGGACGACCGTCACCGGCTCCCCGGCCGTGTCCAGGGAAACCCCGTGCAGGACCTCCAGGGTCCCGTACCCCGCCCGCAGCCCCTCGACGAGAAGCCGGACCCTCATCGCCCCAGGTAGGCCTCCACCACAGCGGCGTCCCGCTTTACCGCCGAAAGATCCCCGCGCGCGATGGCACGCCCCTCGTGCATCACGACTATCTCCTCACAGAGGTCCTGGATCACGTCCATGTTGTGCTCGATGATCACGAAAGCCTTCCCCCGCTCCCGGAGACGCCGGATGGCCTGAAGGAGCTCCGCCACCATCACCGGCTGGACCCCCGCCGTGCACTCATCCAGGAGGAGCAGATCGGGGTCGCGCATGAGGGCCCGGGCCAGCTCCAGGACCTTCTGCTGCCCGCCCGAGAGAACCTCGGCCGGCTCATCGCGCAGGGGCGTCAGGCGGAAGAACTCCAGCAGATCGGCGGCGCGCCGTCGCATCGCGCCCCAGGTCTCGTCAATGGCCGGGACCCAGAGGTTTTCCTCGACCGTCATCTTCCGGAAGAGGGCGGGAATCTGGAAGGTCCTGCCCAGCCCCCTCCG
Coding sequences:
- a CDS encoding ABC transporter ATP-binding protein — its product is MLLDARGLVKRFGGLTAVSGMDLAVGPGTIVGLIGPNGSGKTTLFNLVSGLYRLDGGTVLFKGQDVTGLSPHRIARRGLGRTFQIPALFRKMTVEENLWVPAIDETWGAMRRRAADLLEFFRLTPLRDEPAEVLSGGQQKVLELARALMRDPDLLLLDECTAGVQPVMVAELLQAIRRLRERGKAFVIIEHNMDVIQDLCEEIVVMHEGRAIARGDLSAVKRDAAVVEAYLGR
- a CDS encoding ABC transporter ATP-binding protein translates to MRVRLLVEGLRAGYGTLEVLHGVSLDTAGEPVTVVLGPNGSGKSTLLKAVVGVLSPWSGSVRLDGNDLTGMPPHRIVRQGVTTLPQGGGVFPRLSVEENLLMGAYVVQDGGEVRGRLQEVFARFPILEERRRQVAGGLSGGQQMLLAVGRALMTRPRLMVLDEPSAGLAPRLVEEIFGLIRRLAAEEQMTFLLVEQSVRQALRVADRCAVLVQGEVRFAGTPSALSGEGQLMDLYFGRRA